The following proteins are encoded in a genomic region of Candidatus Rokuibacteriota bacterium:
- a CDS encoding TraR/DksA family transcriptional regulator, producing MRKDRLAQFKKKLEEKHRQLSEGVGKTVLYAKGPEDDSTKDIGDQAATSYNREFLFELSNGDRRVLKEVVSALQKIDGGNFGDCERCGEAISDKRLDALPFARYCIDCQRLIEEEERTAAG from the coding sequence ATGAGGAAGGATCGCTTGGCCCAGTTCAAGAAGAAGCTGGAGGAGAAGCATCGCCAGCTCTCCGAAGGCGTGGGCAAGACCGTGCTCTACGCCAAGGGTCCCGAGGACGACTCCACGAAGGACATCGGCGACCAGGCCGCGACGTCCTACAACCGCGAGTTCCTCTTCGAGCTGAGCAACGGCGACCGCCGGGTCCTGAAAGAGGTCGTCTCCGCGCTGCAGAAGATCGACGGAGGCAACTTCGGTGACTGCGAGCGGTGCGGGGAGGCCATCTCCGACAAGCGCCTCGACGCGCTGCCCTTCGCCCGCTACTGCATCGACTGCCAGCGGCTCATCGAAGAAGAAGAGCGCACCGCCGCCGGGTAG
- the rsfS gene encoding ribosome silencing factor, with product MAPLSAEATARLAAHAALDKNAEDLVILDLRGLSTVADFFVVTSARSTTQAGTIVEAVRMALKGAGTRPRHQEGSAESGWLLLDYVDVIVHVFVGVTRHFYALERLWGDAPLLTVERGAAAGD from the coding sequence ATGGCACCCCTCTCTGCTGAAGCCACCGCGCGCCTGGCGGCCCACGCCGCGCTGGACAAGAACGCCGAGGACCTCGTCATCCTCGATCTCCGGGGCCTGTCCACGGTCGCCGACTTCTTCGTCGTCACGAGCGCGCGCTCGACGACGCAGGCCGGCACCATCGTCGAGGCCGTGCGTATGGCGCTCAAGGGTGCGGGTACGCGGCCACGACACCAGGAGGGCAGCGCGGAGAGCGGGTGGCTGCTGCTGGACTACGTCGACGTCATCGTGCACGTCTTCGTCGGAGTGACGCGGCACTTCTACGCGCTGGAGCGCCTGTGGGGCGACGCGCCGCTCCTCACCGTGGAGCGGGGAGCGGCCGCCGGCGATTGA